The Engraulis encrasicolus isolate BLACKSEA-1 chromosome 22, IST_EnEncr_1.0, whole genome shotgun sequence genome includes a region encoding these proteins:
- the fgf7 gene encoding fibroblast growth factor 7, translating into MHIWRRTWNRMPSLHLLLGLYCLHLVMLVGSVSLACSDRTPTAPGQQGQQVATGTAAGGGVGGGAGSSALSANCSKHERHTRNYDYMEGGDVRIRRLFSGTRWFLTIDDSGIISGTQDPTNCYSILEIRTVSEGGVLAIKGVKSKYYIAMNRTGTLRGKKEYSDNCNFKEVFLENFYSAYSSAKWTKPNGTEMFISLSQKGKPLRGRKTRKEHISCHFLPRECKEDDRQVD; encoded by the exons ATGCACATATGGAGGCGGACATGGAACCGAATGCCAAGTCTGCATCTGCTTCTCGGACTCTACTGCTTGCACCTGGTGATGCTCGTGGGCAGCGTGTCGCTGGCGTGCAGCGATAGGACGCCCACGGCGCCGGGGCAGCAGGGGCAGCAAGTGGCGACCGGCACCGCGGCCGGAGGCGGCGTAGGCGGCGGCGCAGGGAGCTCGGCACTCTCGGCCAACTGCTCCAAGCACGAGCGCCACACCAGGAACTATGACTACATGGAGGGAGGGGACGTGCGCATACGCAGGCTTTTCAGCGGCACGCGCTGGTTCCTCACCATCGATGATTCGGGCATCATCAGCGGCACGCAGGACCCCACAAACTGTTACA GTATCCTGGAGATTCGCACGGTCTCTGAGGGTGGCGTGCTGGCCATCAAGGGCGTGAAGAGCAAGTACTACATCGCGATGAACCGGACGGGGACGCTGCGAGGCAAG AAAGAGTACAGTGACAACTGCAACTTCAAGGAGGTGTTCCTAGAAAACTTTTACTCGGCATACTCCTCGGCCAAGTGGACTAAACCCAATGGCACAGAGATGTTCATATCACTGTCGCAAAAGGGGAAGCCCCTTCGAGGGCGGAAGACACGCAAGGAGCACATATCCTGTCACTTCTTACCCCGAGAGTGCAAAGAGGACGACCGGCAAGTGGACTGA